Proteins from one Nicotiana tabacum cultivar K326 chromosome 23, ASM71507v2, whole genome shotgun sequence genomic window:
- the LOC107824505 gene encoding protein MULTIPLE CHLOROPLAST DIVISION SITE 1 isoform X1 has protein sequence MAASIWTLQLHTVSVQLRIPPKAVDFRNDDLFNYAFRRCTRKRTFKNIDVVASGDSFTNGDGKNGKNLSDQVMVVKSEKRSLPVLLQDTVTKLQVSVKSLPPPTLLVKKHSGVSLAIGLSTVVILLVIMVRSYVAKRSRPKRPGSVADLVRRGQLRSDRRGISNPLKYDDPFNNPLVKISKNNSSVEMCGKVYRLAPVTLTKEQQAVHQKRRSRAYQWKRPTLFLKEGDSVPPDVDPDSIRWIPANHPFATTASEIDEDLAQTNVYQKHGVPFRIQAEHEALQRKLEALQSEQKLGKLVIDPGAAKDFERPFKTRLKSEEQAEQGPNNWQIGSKFSESESVRDSFVNERSSEEMEKP, from the exons ATGGCAGCTTCAATTTGGACTCTACAACTTCATACAGTCTCAGTTCAG CTTCGAATTCCACCTAAGGCAGTTGACTTCAGAAACGATGATTTGTTCAATTATGCATTCCGAAGGTGTACAAGGAAGAGGACTTTCAAAAATATTGACGTAGTTGCCTCGGGGGATTCTTTTACCAATGGTGACGGCAAGAATGGTAAGAATCTTTCAGACCAAGTTATGGTTGTCAAGTCCGAGAAGCGGAGTTTACCTGTTCTACTACAAGACACTGTTACCAAATTACAAGTGAGCGTCAAATCTCTCCCTCCCCCTACTCTCCTG GTAAAGAAACATTCTGGTGTTAGTTTAGCAATTGGATTATCTACCGTGGTCATCTTGCTGGTTATTATGGTGAGGAGTTATGTTGCAAAAAGGTCACGACCCAAACGCCCTGGTTCTGTAGCTGATCTTGTCAGGCGTGGGCAGTTAAGATCTGATAGAAGAGGCAT ATCAAATCCTCTCAAATATGACGATCCATTCAATAATCCATTAGTGAAAATCAGcaaaaacaattcaagtgtagaGATGTGTGGGAAAGTGTACCGTTTGGCACCAGTAACTCTTACCAAGGAGCAACAAGCTGTCCATCAGAAACGGAGGTCACGTGCATATCAGTGGAAGAGACCAACATTGTTTCTTAAAGAAGGTGATTCAGTGCCTCCTGATGTGGATCCTGATTCTATCAGGTGGATTCCTGCAAATCATCCTTTTGCAACTACTGCAAGTGAAATTGATGAGGATCTGGCACAAACTAATGTTTACCAGAAGCACGGTGTTCCATTCCGTATTCAGGCAGAACATGAAGCTCTGCAGAGAAAGCTTGAAGCACTTCAAAGT GAGCAAAAACTTGGTAAACTAGTCATAGATCCTGGTGCTGCAAAAGATTTTGAGAGGCCATTCAAAACGCGTCTAAAGTCAGAGGAGCAGGCTGAGCAAGGCCCAAATAACTGGCAAATTGGCTCCAAGTTTTCTGAATCAGAGAGTGTTCGCGATTCCTTCGTCAACGAACGTAGTTCTGAAGAAATGGAGAAACCCTAG
- the LOC107824505 gene encoding protein MULTIPLE CHLOROPLAST DIVISION SITE 1 isoform X2 — MAASIWTLQLHTVSVQLRIPPKAVDFRNDDLFNYAFRRCTRKRTFKNIDVVASGDSFTNGDGKNGKNLSDQVMVVKSEKRSLPVLLQDTVTKLQVKKHSGVSLAIGLSTVVILLVIMVRSYVAKRSRPKRPGSVADLVRRGQLRSDRRGISNPLKYDDPFNNPLVKISKNNSSVEMCGKVYRLAPVTLTKEQQAVHQKRRSRAYQWKRPTLFLKEGDSVPPDVDPDSIRWIPANHPFATTASEIDEDLAQTNVYQKHGVPFRIQAEHEALQRKLEALQSEQKLGKLVIDPGAAKDFERPFKTRLKSEEQAEQGPNNWQIGSKFSESESVRDSFVNERSSEEMEKP; from the exons ATGGCAGCTTCAATTTGGACTCTACAACTTCATACAGTCTCAGTTCAG CTTCGAATTCCACCTAAGGCAGTTGACTTCAGAAACGATGATTTGTTCAATTATGCATTCCGAAGGTGTACAAGGAAGAGGACTTTCAAAAATATTGACGTAGTTGCCTCGGGGGATTCTTTTACCAATGGTGACGGCAAGAATGGTAAGAATCTTTCAGACCAAGTTATGGTTGTCAAGTCCGAGAAGCGGAGTTTACCTGTTCTACTACAAGACACTGTTACCAAATTACAA GTAAAGAAACATTCTGGTGTTAGTTTAGCAATTGGATTATCTACCGTGGTCATCTTGCTGGTTATTATGGTGAGGAGTTATGTTGCAAAAAGGTCACGACCCAAACGCCCTGGTTCTGTAGCTGATCTTGTCAGGCGTGGGCAGTTAAGATCTGATAGAAGAGGCAT ATCAAATCCTCTCAAATATGACGATCCATTCAATAATCCATTAGTGAAAATCAGcaaaaacaattcaagtgtagaGATGTGTGGGAAAGTGTACCGTTTGGCACCAGTAACTCTTACCAAGGAGCAACAAGCTGTCCATCAGAAACGGAGGTCACGTGCATATCAGTGGAAGAGACCAACATTGTTTCTTAAAGAAGGTGATTCAGTGCCTCCTGATGTGGATCCTGATTCTATCAGGTGGATTCCTGCAAATCATCCTTTTGCAACTACTGCAAGTGAAATTGATGAGGATCTGGCACAAACTAATGTTTACCAGAAGCACGGTGTTCCATTCCGTATTCAGGCAGAACATGAAGCTCTGCAGAGAAAGCTTGAAGCACTTCAAAGT GAGCAAAAACTTGGTAAACTAGTCATAGATCCTGGTGCTGCAAAAGATTTTGAGAGGCCATTCAAAACGCGTCTAAAGTCAGAGGAGCAGGCTGAGCAAGGCCCAAATAACTGGCAAATTGGCTCCAAGTTTTCTGAATCAGAGAGTGTTCGCGATTCCTTCGTCAACGAACGTAGTTCTGAAGAAATGGAGAAACCCTAG